From the genome of Kaistella daneshvariae, one region includes:
- a CDS encoding YdcH family protein: MENHSLSQEFPEAQEKIAEFKLKDDNFRKMYVNYEEVNALIQHYEEGEQNHTTDEHLTELRKRRVHLKDNLYQYLRTN, encoded by the coding sequence ATGGAAAATCACAGTCTTAGCCAGGAATTTCCTGAAGCGCAAGAAAAAATTGCCGAATTTAAATTAAAAGACGACAATTTCCGCAAAATGTACGTGAATTATGAAGAGGTAAACGCCCTGATTCAGCACTACGAAGAAGGCGAGCAAAACCACACGACAGACGAACATTTAACGGAGTTGCGAAAAAGAAGAGTTCACCTGAAAGACAACCTTTACCAATATTTAAGGACTAATTAA